One region of Limnospira fusiformis SAG 85.79 genomic DNA includes:
- a CDS encoding UPF0175 family protein — protein sequence MSIFVEFPEQLLVACREEPEGFKRRVMILTLGQLYEEGKISSGVAAEILGCSRLEFYRLIGERGFAAIDYTEAEFEEEAKTSRELAEKFRDR from the coding sequence ATGAGCATTTTCGTTGAATTTCCAGAACAGTTGTTGGTGGCTTGTCGGGAAGAACCCGAAGGGTTTAAGCGACGGGTGATGATTTTGACTTTGGGTCAACTCTATGAAGAGGGTAAAATTTCTTCGGGGGTGGCGGCGGAGATTTTGGGATGCAGCCGTTTGGAGTTTTATCGTTTGATTGGCGAACGGGGATTTGCCGCGATCGACTACACCGAAGCTGAGTTTGAAGAGGAGGCGAAAACCAGTCGAGAATTAGCCGAGAAATTCAGGGATCGATGA
- a CDS encoding XisI protein → MDKLNKYHPIICEVMKPYARINYANIPVKNRAAFDGENGQYLILSEGWIEQQHFHSCLLHVEIIDDRVWIQWDQTEDGIADELVQAGIPKEDIILGFHEPEVRQYTGFGIPSVSCQN, encoded by the coding sequence ATGGATAAATTAAACAAATACCACCCAATCATCTGCGAAGTTATGAAGCCTTACGCCCGGATTAATTACGCCAATATTCCGGTCAAAAATCGCGCCGCTTTTGACGGTGAAAATGGTCAGTATTTGATTCTATCCGAAGGATGGATAGAGCAACAACACTTTCATAGCTGTCTCCTTCATGTGGAAATTATCGACGATCGCGTTTGGATTCAGTGGGACCAAACCGAAGATGGAATTGCTGATGAATTGGTGCAAGCTGGTATTCCCAAAGAAGATATCATCTTGGGGTTCCACGAACCAGAAGTCAGACAATATACGGGGTTTGGGATACCCAGCGTCAGTTGTCAGAATTGA